In Perca fluviatilis chromosome 11, GENO_Pfluv_1.0, whole genome shotgun sequence, the following proteins share a genomic window:
- the shhb gene encoding tiggy-winkle hedgehog protein, whose amino-acid sequence MVLMRVMLSASLCLLLTSVGSGCGPGRGHGKRRHPKKLTPLALKQFIPNVAEKTLGASGKCEGKITRNSDRFKDLTPSYNPDIIFKDEENTNADRLMTQRCKDKLNSLAISVMNQWPGVKLRVTEGWDEDGHHSEESLHYEGRAVDITTSDRDKSKYGMLSRLAVEAGFDWVYYESKAHIHCSVKAENSVAAKSGGCFPGSSIVILSDGRTKPLKELQLGDKVLAADQQGNLVPSDFLMFMDQDQQIMREFHVLETEEPRCRLTLTAAHLVFVMSNNNGTNSSDIRAVFSSNVKVGQWLLVVGNDRPDHLIPARVTRIRVEKYRGSYAPVTSHGTIIVDWVLASCYAVVEDHDLAHWVFVPVRLWRSFLSLVGMVKELSSVYQTEGVHWYPELLYHVGSWVLDSSSFHPQTGL is encoded by the exons ATGGTCCTGATGAGAGTGATGCTGTCGGCGTCCCTCTGCCTGCTGCTGACGTCCGTCGGCTCGGGCTGCGGACCGGGCAGGGGACACGGGAAGCGCAGGCACCCCAAGAAGCTGACGCCGCTGGCGCTGAAACAGTTCATCCCCAACGTGGCGGAGAAAACCCTGGGGGCCAGCGGCAAGTGCGAAGGCAAGATCACGCGCAACTCGGACAGGTTCAAGGACCTGACTCCCAGCTACAACCCCGATATTATTTTTAAGGATGAGGAAAACACCAACGCGGACCGACTCATGACACAA AGGTGTAAGGACAAGCTGAACTCTTTGGCTATTTCAGTCATGAATCAGTGGCCCGGGGTTAAACTTCGAGTCACGGAGGGCTGGGATGAGGACGGCCATCATTCTGAGGAGTCTCTGCACTATGAGGGCAGGGCGGTGGACATCACCACCTCCGACCGGGACAAGAGCAAGTACGGCATGCTGTCCAGGCTGGCGGTCGAGGCGGGCTTCGACTGGGTATACTATGAGTCCAAAGCCCACATCCACTGCTCTGTGAAAGCAG AAAACTCGGTGGCAGCTAAGTCTGGAGGTTGCTTCCCTGGTTCGTCCATCGTGATCCTGTCAGACGGAAGGACTAAACCACTGAAGGAGCTCCAGTTGGGGGACAAGGTGCTGGCCGCCGACCAACAAGGAAATCTTGTTCCTAGTGACTTTCTAATGTTCATGGACCAGGACCAGCAGATTATGAGAGAGTTCCACGTCCTGGAGACTGAAGAGCCACGCTGCAGACTAACACTGACTGCAGCTCACCTGGTCTTTGTTATGAGCAACAACAACGGCACCAACAGCAGCGACATTAGGGCCGTGTTCTCCAGCAATGTAAAAGTAGGACAGTGGCTTCTTGTTGTTGGGAATGACCGTCCGGACCACCTCATTCCTGCAAGAGTGACAAGAATTCGTGTGGAGAAATATCGAGGGTCTTATGCACCCGTAACATCTCACGGAACCATCATAGTTGACTGGGTTTTGGCATCTTGCTATGCGGTGGTTGAGGATCATGACCTTGCACACTGGGTTTTTGTGCCAGTCCGGCTGTGGCGCTCATTCTTGTCCCTGGTCGGGATGGTGAAAGAGCTCAGCAGTGTGTACCAAACGGAGGGCGTCCACTGGTACCCCGAGCTCCTCTACCATGTGGGAAGTTGGGTTCTGGACAGCAGCTCTTTTCACCCACAAACGGGGCTTTAA